Below is a window of Streptomyces sp. ITFR-16 DNA.
GAGGGGAATTCTGTGTTTTCTGCTTCTTCAGCGACCGCTTCGTCAGCCACGGCGGCGGCCGGCCCCCGACAGAGACGGGGCATAGCCCGCCTGGCCGCCTCGGTGGTGGCGTCCGGTCTGGTGATGGCCGGGGCGCTGGTCGGCGCGGGCGGTGCGGTGGCCGACGAGGCGCCCGCGCACCAGGGCGGGGCGACCGCGGTCCTGGACGGGCTGAAGACGTACGACACCGCCGTGCTCCACACGGACGGCAAGGACCAGAAGCTGCCCGCGGGCCTCTTCGAGATGACCGTCGACGGCGGCGGCAAGCTCAAGACGTACTGCATCGACATCCACAACCCCACCCAGGACCAGGCGAAGTACCTGGAGACCCCCTGGAACCAGACCTCGCTGGGCGCCAACAGGAACGCCGGCCGGATCCGCTGGATCCTGGAGCACTCCTACCCCCAGGTCGACGACCTGTCGGCCCTCGCCGAGAAGGCCGGCACCGGGCCGCTCACCGAGAAGACCGCGGCGGCCGGCACCCAGGTGGCCATCTGGCGCTACTCGGACGACGCCGACGTCGACGCCTCCGACGCCCAGGCCCAGAAGCTCGCCGCCTGGCTGGAGAAGAGCGCCACCGACACCGCCGAGCCCAAGGCGTCCCTGGCGCTGGACCCGGCCGTGGTGTCCGGCCCGTCCGGCTCGCGGCTCGGCCCGGTCACCGTCCGCACCAACGCCGGACAGGTCTCGGTGACCCCGCCCGCCGACTCCGCCAGCGGCATCGCGATCACCGACAAGAAGGGCAAGCCCGTCACCACGGCGGCCGACGGGGCCCAGCTCTACTTCGACGTGCCCAAGGGCGCCGCCGACGGCTCCGCCGCCCTGACGGTCCAGGCGACCACCTCGGTCCCGGTCGGCCGTGCCTTCGCCGGTGTCACCCGGAGCCAGACCCAGATCCTGGCCGGCTCCAGCGAGTCCACGGTCTCCGCGAGCGCCACCGCGACCTGGGCGGGCAAGGGCGCGATCCCGGCCGCCACCGCGAAGAAGAACTGCGGCAAGGGCGGCGTCGACATCACCCTCGGCAACGAGGGCGACGCGGCATACACCTTCGAACTGGCCGGAGCGGAGCACACGGTCGAGGCCGGCAAGTCCGTGACCGTGACCGTCCCGGTCGCCGAGGACCAGGCGTACGACGTCACCGTCACCGGCCCCGGCGGGTTCAGCCGGACGTTCAAGGGCGTGCTGGACTGCCGGACGACGGGCACCGCCACGGGCGGCCTCGACACCCAGACCGTCGACCAGCCCAACACGACCACGGCCACGGCCGGCGGCAGCACGACCGGAGCCAACCTCGCCGAGACGGGCAGCTCGAACGCCACCCCGGTCATCGCCGGCATCGCGATCGCCCTGGTCGTGATCGGCGGCGGCGCGGTCTTCCTCCTCCGCCGCCGCAAGGGCCAGTCCCCGGCCGAGTAACCCCCTGAACGACGAGCACGGGCACACCCGCACCGCGTGCCGACGACGACCCCGGTATGGCTTCGGCTTGCCGGGGTCGTTGCATGTCGCGCATCGGACTGGGCGTCGTCCGGGGTGGGCGTATGTCCGGCCCCTCATCAACTGCTTCCCTCTGATGAGGGGCCGGGTCAGGCGGCCTGGGGCGTGTGCGGGGCCCCTGCGGGGAGAGGCGCGAACGGTCGGGGGCCGATCCCTGCCTGCCGGCCGGTGACGGCCTCGAGGGCGATATCGGTGCGCATCACGCCGCGCATCCTTTCCCATCGATCCCAGAGTCGGGCGAAGTCCGCCCTGATGCCGTCGAAGGACCCGTCCGGGTCAGGATTCCCTTCCTCCAGGCACATGATCCGCCGATAGACCTCGGACAGCGCGGCAGTCATTTCGTCCAACTCGACAAGAACCGCTGCGGACGCGATCAGCTGCGCTTCGGCGAACACTGAGTGGTGATCGCTTCGAGCCTCTTCGACCAGTTCTCGTGCGTCCGGCGTGACAGCTCCCTTGTGCACAGTCCAAAGGAAGTTCACAAGATGGGTTCGGTAGCGCCGGAAGGAAGCGTTGACCTGCATGTAGCTGTCGCGGCGACGGTTCAGCTCCGCTACCTCCTGCTCGCGCCGCCACTGAGTGTCGGCCAACTGCTGCTGGCGCTGGAATTGTTCTGTTTGAACACGTCCTAGAAGGCGTTGCGACAGGACCGAGGCCACGAGCGTGCCCGTGACACCAACCACTGCGGCCGCCAACCCGATGAGTGCGTTTCCCATTGAACCCCCGAGTGACTGAGAGAAACCCATCGGTCACATTCTGCCTCCGGGACATGGTGGATGGGGGGCCTCTCCGCGCTGCCTCCGGGAGCCGCTATGAGATTCCTGCTGGGCGGGACAGCGGGGTGGCTCGGACTGTCCGACCTCAGTCCCTCAGGTGCGGCCAGCCGTCCTTGTTGGAGAAGGTCTCGACGCAGTACCGGGTTGAGCGGTCCCACTCCCGGCCGGTGGCCAGCTCGTAGGCCTTGTCCGGTACGTAGAGCAGCCACTCGGCGTCGTAGTGGGTGGAGGCGTAGGGGGCGAACTTCCCGGAGTCGTAGAAGACGCTCTCCCAGACGGCTCGGCCGGCGGCGACCACGGCGCAACGCGTGTACAGGAATTGGTCGGCCGACATGGGGAACGGGTTTCCGTCGCCATCCGACAGGTCGACCACCGGCAGGACACCGAATTTCTCCTGGTCCAGGCGGTAGAGAGCCTCGGCATGGCGTTCGGCGAAGCCCACGATGTCTGAGACCGGGCGGCGGCCCAGCTCCCCGGAGAGCCGCCGGCAGTTCGCCTCGTCTGCCTCACCGTTCAACGTGTCTATGAGTGCCCAGAAGTCGGCCCATGTCATTCTCATGGGTGCAGAATGCCAGGTGGGAAAGCGGCTGTCTGTATCAGTAGTGACCGAGTGTTACAGGCGGTGACAGGTCGGCTGCGCCTGCGGCCCCTGAACCCCCAGGTCACGGCCACCAGCCGATACGGGTTTCCGTCAAGAGGTGGCCGTCAGGCAAGATGGGGTGTATCTGCCCACTCATCGATTGCCGGACGGTTTCTCTTGGCTGAGTACATCTACACGATGCGCAAGACACGCAAGGCGCACGGCGACAAGGTCATCCTTGACGACGTGACGCTGAGCTTCCTGCCCGGCGCGAAGATCGGTGTGGTGGGGCCCAACGGTGCCGGTAAGTCCACGGTGCTGAAGATCATGGCGGGCCTGGAGCAGCCGTCCAACGGGGACGCCTTCCTGTCGCCCGGGTTCAGTGTCGGCATCCTCATGCAGGAGCCGGCGCTCGACGAGTCGAAGACCGTGCTGGAGAACGTCCAGGACGGCGCCGCCGACATCATGGGCAAGCTCAAGCGGTTCAACGAGGTCGCCGAGCTCATGGCGACCGACTACTCCGACGCGCTCATGGACGAGATGGGCAAGCTCCAGGAGGACCTGGACCACGCCAACGCGTGGGACCTGGACGCTCAGCTGGAGCAGGCCATGGACGCGCTGGGCTGCCCGCCCGGCGACTGGCCCGTCGTGAACCTCTCCGGTGGTGAGAAGCGCCGCGTCGCGCTCTGCAAGCTGCTCATCGAGGCCCCGGACCTGCTCCTGCTCGACGAGCCCACCAACCACCTCGACGCCGAGTCGGTGAACTGGCTGGAGCAGCACCTCTCGAAGTACGCGGGCGCCGTGGTCGCCGTCACCCACGACCGGTACTTCCTGAACAACGTCGCCGAGTGGATCCTCGAGCTCGACCGAGGCCGCGCCATTCCGTACGAGGGCAACTACTCCACGTACCTCGACAAGAAGGCCGCCCGCCTCAAGGTCGAGGGCCGCAAGGACGAGAAGCGCGCCAAGCGGCTCAAGGAAGAGCTGGAGTGGGTGCGGTCCAACGCCAAGGGGCGGCAGACCAAGTCCAAGGCCCGTCTCGCCCGGTACGAGGAGATGGCGGCCGAGGCGGACAAGATGCGGAAGCTGGACTTCGAGGAGATCCAGATCCCGCCGGGCCCGCGGCTCGGTTCCATCGTCGTCGAGGTCGAGAACCTCTCGAAGGCCTTCGGCGACAAGGTCCTCATCGACGACCTGTCGTTCACGCTGCCGCGCAACGGTATCGTCGGCGTCATCGGTCCGAACGGCGCGGGCAAGACCACGCTGTTCAAGATGCTCCAGGGCCTGGAGACGCCGGACAGCGGCTCCATCAAGGTCGGCGACACGGTCAAGATCAGTTACGTCGACCAGTCCCGCGCCAACATCGACCCGAAGAAGACCCTCTGGGCCGTCGTCTCGGACGAGCTGGACTACATCAACGTCGGCCAGGTCGAGATGCCCTCGCGGGCCTATGTCTCCGCGTTCGGCTTCAAGGGGCCGGACCAGCAGAAGCCGGCCGGTGTGCTCTCCGGCGGTGAGCGCAACCGGCTGAACCTCGCGCTGACGCTCAAGGAGGGCGGCAACCTGCTGCTCCTCGACGAGCCCACCAACGACCTCGACGTCGAGACCCTTTCCTCGCTCGAGAACGCGCTGCTGGAGTTCCCGGGCGCGGCTGTGGTCATCTCCCACGACCGCTGGTTCCTGGACCGCGTCGCCACGCACATCCTGGCGTACGAGGGCGACTCCAAGTGGTACTGGTTCGAGGGCAACTTCGAGTCGTACGAGAAGAACAAGGTCGAGCGTCTCGGCGCGGACGCGGCCCGCCCGCACCGCGCCACGTACAAGAAGCTCACGCGAGGCTGATCGTCTTGGCTCGTCATATCTACAGCTGCCCGCTGCGCTGGTCGGACATGGATGCCTTCGGCCACGTCAACAACGTGGTCTTCCTCCGCTACCTGGAGGAGGCGCGCATCGACTTCATGTTCCGGCTGGCGCCGGGGGACGGCTCGCCGTCCTTCGCGGGCGGTTCCGTCGTGGCGCGGCACGAGATCGACTACGTACGGCCCCTGGTCCACCGGCACGCGCCGGTGACCGTCGAGTCCTGGGTCACGAAGATAGGCGCCGCGTCGCTGACGATCGCCTACGAGATCAAGGACCCGGACCAGGTGTACGTACGGGCGTCGACCATCGTCGTGCCGTACGACCTGGCCGAGGAGCGCCCCCGGCGGATCTCCGCCGAGGAGCGGCTCTTCCTCCAGGAGTACCTGGCCGAGGAGCCCGCCGCGGCATGACCGCACCCGTGCAGTCGCTGCAGTTCGCCGACGCGAGGGAGGCCGCGGATCTCGCGGCCTTCCTCGGGCGGCTGCTCCACTACGACCGGGCCGCGGCCGTCCGGCTGCAGGCCGGCGGCGGCGCGCTCGCCGTGTTCGGCCGGCCGCCCTCGTTCGACGTGCTGGCGATCCGGGCCGTGCGGATGGCGGACACCCACGACTTCGACGTCACCGTCTCGGCCGGTGAGCTGCTGGAGACGCTGGACCCCGAGGGATCCGCCGCGGGCTCGGGCGCCCTGCCCGCCCCGGTGACCGGCCCGCCCTGGACTGGGGTACTGCCCCCGCGAGGCGGCTGGCGGGAACGGCCCGGGCTGCCCGGCCCCGTCTCCCTGCGGGCGGCACTGACCGCCGCCGTCGCGGAGTTCCGGGCGCGCGACGAGGCACTGCCCGAGGACCGGCGTACGCGCGCGGAGCGCGATCTCATCGGCCACGACATCTGGTCGCGGACCGTCGACACCACCGAGCTTCCGCTGCGCGCGGTGCACGCCGCACAGGCGCTCGGCTTCCTGCGCGCCGCCCCTGACTTCCCCGTCGCGCTGCTGTCCGCCGGGGCGTGGCTGCGGCTGCGCACCCCGTTCGGCTCCATCGCGCTTCGCCGGGCAGGTGCGGCGGGAGGGCTGGGGGCGCTCGCCGTCTCCGTGGGCGGGTAAGGCCCCTCGCGCCGGTTACTCCGGCTGGGGCGCGTCCGGCCAGACGCCGATGTGGTCCTGCTCCAGTTCCAGCATCACACGGTGCTCCATGCCCAGCGCCTCCGTGTAGTCCGCCGGCAGCTGGAGCCGGCCCGCGCGGTCGAGCATCGCGTACTCGCGCGCCACCTGGGACTCCTGGCCGGTCGCCGCGTCCACCTCCGTGCGGCGCAGCACCTCGAACGACGTACGGCCGTCCCGGATCGCGACCGTGCGGCTCACCTCGTCGGCCACCGCCTGGTCGTGCGTGACGATCACGATCGTCGTGCCCAGCTCCTCGTTGGCTCGGCGGAAGGCGGCGAAGACCTGCTCGCCGGTGGCGGAGTCCAGCTCACCGGTCGGCTCGTCGGCGAGCAGCACCGAGGGGTTGTTGGCGAGCGAGACGGCGATCGCCACCCGCTGCTGCTGGCCGCCCGACATCTGCTGCGGGCGCCGGTCGCGGCAGTCCTCGACCTCCAGCATCCGCAGCAGCGCGTCCGCGTGCGCGGCCCGGTCGCGGCTGCGGCCCCGGCCGCGCAACTGCATCGGCAGCGTGACGTTCTGAGCGGCTGTCAGGTAGGGGAGGAGATTGCGGGCGGTCTGCTGCCAGACGAATCCGACGACGTCCCGGCGGTAGCGGAGCCGTTCCTTCTGGCCCATGGACAGCAGATCGCAGCCCGCCACCTTCGCCGCCCCCGCCGTGGGCTCGTCCAGCCCGGCCAGGATGTTCATCAGGGTCGACTTGCCGCTGCCGGACGCGCCGACCAGCGCCAGCAACTCGCCTTCCGTGACCAACAGATCGAGCCCCTGGAGGGCCTGCACCTCCACCCCGTCCGTGGTGAAGACACGGACCAGCCGGTCGCAGGCGATCAGCGCGTCGTGCCCGTACGAAGGGCGGTCGCGGCGCGCGGCCGCCCGCTGTTCGAGCTCCGCCAGTGTGGAGTCGGTCGACTGCGTCGTCATCGGGAGTCTCCTGCCCTGAGTTCGGTGATCGATCCGCGGCGGCCGGTCCACCAGGCCTGCACACCGGCCACCGCCGCGGCGAGGACGATCACGCCCACCGCCGGCAGGACCAGCGACCACGGATCGGTGCGCAGCGGTGCGGTGGCCGGCAGGCCGGAGCCGGAGCCGGTCGAGAGTGCGAGGCGCACCAGGTCGATGCCCGGTGCGAGCAGCGCGATGGTCGCCCAGCCGACGAGCAGCCCGCCCACGGCCGCGAGCACCGCCTGCGGCAGGGCCTCGAAGCCGAGGAGCCGCCCGCCCTGCCGGGAGGTGAGGCCCATGGTGCGCAGCCGTGCCAGCAGCGTGGTGCGCTCCGGCGCTGTCTGGAGCAGGGAGAGGAGGACGGCGAGCAGGGCGTACCCCGCGCCGGCCGCGATCGCCGCCGTGTAGATCCGCTCGGCGCCGTTCTGCATGGGGGTGTCCACGTACGCCGCACGCGCCTCGGAGCGCAGCCGCACGGAGAAGTCCTTGCCCGCGTCGGCCGCCGCCGCCCGCAGCTCCTTCGCGTCCGGCCGGCCCGTGAGCAGCAGGGTCGTGGTCTGCCGGTGGGTGAGGGCGGAGGCGTCGACGATCAGGAAGGAGCTGTCGGTGACGGCGGGGGTGCGGGCCACCGTCCCGGCCACCCGCACCTTGAAGTCACCGGCCAGCGACTGGAGATCGCGCGGCCGGTCACCGAGCCGCCTGGCGACGGACGGCGAGGCGAGGACCGGCAGGACCCGGTCCTTCGAGGGCAGCTCGCCCTCGGGCGGCTGTGCGCCGGTGGTCTTCAGCCGGTCGGCGGGGAAGCCGCCGAGGCCGGTGGAGCGGGCGAGCCGGGCGTACGTGGCCGGGTCGACGCCGACCAGGGTCGCGCCCTTCGCGTCCTCGAAGCCCTTCTCGGGCGCCGGCAGCGGGACGCCGTACTCGATCTGGATCCGCGCCACCTCCCGTACCCCGTCCACCCGGTCCACCGCGCGGATCAGGGCGTCGGGCAGGGGCACGGAGTCGCCCCGGCCGCTGACCCGGGCGTCGGCGCCGGTGGTGAGCACGGCCGCGTCGTCCCGGGCGCCCGCGACCCCCGCGAGGACCGAACCGCCGAACGCCGCCGTCGTCAGCGCGACCAGCAGTGCGAGCAGCGGCAGGGTGCCGGAGGCCGGGGAGCGCCCGGCCCGGGCCAGCGCCAGGAAGCCGATCGCGCCGCGCAGCCGGGCCACGGAGCGCAGGGCGAGCCGCAGCGGCAGCGGATAGAGCCGGACCAGGACCACGGCGGCGATCAGCCCGACCAGCACGGGCGCCGAGCTGATCAGCAGATCCGTGCCGCCCGCGCTGTCCGTGCCGCGCCGGCGCAGGGCGGCGACGGCGCCGACGGCCAGCACCAGCAGGGTGAGTTCGGCGACGGTGCGCCGCCGGGAGGGGCGGGCGGTCGCCACGTCGTCCCGGGCCCCGTGCAGCCGCGGGCGCAGATGCAGCAGGGCCGTACGCAGCGGAAGCGCGGCGCAGACCAGCACGACGACCGCCGCCGCGCCCGCCACCGCCGGCCCCGGCCGGGCCTCGCCGACGGCCAGGACCGCCAGCAGCAGGCCCAGCGCCCCGGCGGGCACGGCCGTCACCGCGGTCTCGGCGAGCAGCCGGCCCCCGATGCCGGCCAGCGAGCCGCCGCGCGCCCGCAGCAGCGCCAGTTCGGCCCGCCGGCGTGCGGCGATCAGCCCGCCCGTCATCAGCAGCACGACGGCGGCGACGGCTCCGATGCCGACGGCGGCGACCGTCACGACCGGCTCGATCGCCGCGCGCATGTCGTCGTACGCGGCCAGAACCTCGTCCAGGTCGGTCGTCACGGTGATCGTGTCCCCGGCCAGCTCCCGCATCCCGAGCAGCCCGGGACCGCCCTCCAGCGAGGCGACCGCCGTCCGCAGCCGGGGCACGTCCGGCGCGGTCAGCCGGGCGCCGTCCGGTGCGACGCGCCAGTAGAGCTCGGGCTGCCCGGTGGTGGCGAGCAGGGCCGGTCCGGCGTCCGGCGGCAGCAGCAGCGCGGCCGTCCAGTAGTAGCGCGGGGTCTCCTTGCTGGGGATGGGGACCAGGGACGGGGTGCGGAGGAGCTGTTCGGCCGACCAGTAGGAGGCCTCGGGGCGCAGCGGGGTGACGATGCCGGTGATCCGTACCGTCAGCGTCCCCCCGCCCCGGGTCGGGACGGCGACGGTCGCGCCGGTCTTGATCCGCAGCGCCTTCGCGGTCTGCTCGGTGACGGCCGCCTCGACCTCGGTGGTGCGCAGGGTCACCCGGCCGTGGACGGCCGGCCACCGGCCCGTGCGCAGGGTGGCGTGGTCGGACAGCCCGGACTGTGTGACGTAGGTCAGCGCGGGGTCGAGACCGTACGGGCGGGGGAACCACGGCTCCTTGGCCGCGACCGGGTTCGCGGTGCGGACGCCGTACGCGGACTGGGCCGCGTCGGGCCGTACCGGAGCGGGCAGCGCGGCCAGCACGGAGCGGTCGACCCTCGCCATCGCGGCCCGGCGCACCGCCTCCTCGCGTGCCGCCACCGGCAGTTCGAGTCCGGGCTGGGGGCCGCTCAGCTCCAGGACGCTGCGCCGGGGTTCGACGGCGGCGAGGTCGTGGCGCAGCCCCTGGTTCTCGTAGCGGTCGACGGACCGGGGGAACGCTGCGGCCAGGAACGCCGTCACCACCACCAGCAGGGCGAACGCGCAGGCGGCGCAGGCGGCTGCGGCGCGGGGGGTTCTCGAACGCGGGCTCATGTCAGTTGTCCCCCTGGTGGCGCAGCGATATCGCGGGGTCGGCGCGGCGCAGGGCGAGTGCGGCGACGATGAGCAGGGGCAGCACGGCGACCCCGGCCAGCAGCAGGGCCACCTGCCCCGGCGGCAGCTGCACCAGCACGGGCGGCACCGGCTGGGCCGCCTGCCCGGTCAGCACGATCAACGGCACGACCGCCCGGGTGAGTACGGCCCCGAGCACGGCCCCGACCAGCAGCCCGAGGGCGATCAGGACGCCCTGTTCGGCCGCGGTCATCCGGGCCAGCTGATGGCGCGGGGTGCCCAGTGCCCGCAGTACGGCGAACTCGGCGGACCGTTCCCGCTGGGAGCCCACCGCCGCCACGGCGAAGCCGACCGCGGCCAGGGCTGCGGCGATGACCGCGACCGCGAGCAGCGCGGACTGCGGTCCGGCGCCCAGCGGATCGCTGACCAGCTCGTCGGCGATCTCGTCGCGCACCTGGACCTGGACGGGGTCGGTGTCGGGGCGTGCGCGCAGCGCGGCGGCGACCTCGCCGCTGCGGCCCGGGGCGGTGCTCAGCCACCACTCGGTCGCGGTCAGCCGGGTGTTGGGGCGTTCGGCGAAGACCCGGCCCAGCGACCTGAGGTCGAGCAGCAGCGCCCCGCCGTCCCGGGCCCGCTGGGTCTCCCCGGTGGTGGCGGAGGAGACGCCCGGGCCGGTCGTCGGCAGCCGGTGCACCGTCCGCGCGATCTTCACCCGGACCCGCTCGCCGGCCAGTGTGACATCGACGTTCTGCCCGGTCCGCGCGCCGGTGGCCTTCAGATAGGCGTCCGTGGCCACGGCGTTCACCGGGGGCGCCTTGGGGCGGCCGGTGGTGATCCGCACGTTGAACGCGGGGATCGAGTACACCGCGTCCTCGGAGGTGACATGGCCGGTCCGGTAGTCCAGGCCCAGCGGGCCGGCGGCCGACGCGGTCGGGAAGACGGCCGCCCCGGGAAGCACCTCGCCGAACGAGTCGCTGCTCACGGCCGCCTTCCAGCGGAAGCCGCCCGGCACGGGGACCGGCCGCTCGGTGCCGTCCGCCGCCACGGTCCGCAGCCCGCTCAGCCGGAGCCGGTGCGCCTCGCCGTGGTCGACGGGCTGCTTGTCGTCCAGCTCGAACCCGGTGACGGCCAGCTCCCCGGCGGCGGCCACCCCGATCTCGAAGGGGTGCGCCTTCCCGTCGACCGGTACGGAACCCGCGACCACCTGGTACGGGAGGCCGTAGCGGTCCTCCAGCAGCACGGTGAGCAGCGGGCTCATGCCGGACGGCGAGGTGTGGCGGGGCGCGGCGGGCACGGAGATCCGCAGGTCGAAGCGGAGCCGGGTGCCGTCCTTCGGCAGCAGCAGGCCGGGGCGCGCGGTCCGGGGCGGGGCCAGCGTCCCGAACAGCCGGTCCGCGGAGCCTTCTCCGAGGTCGTCGCGCATCAGCATGCCCTCGTCGGCGTGCGCGGTGTCGAGCGCGAGGATCTCGGCGGTGCGGTCGCCCGAGAGATCCGTCGTCGTACGGAAGGCGGGCGCCGCCTCCCGTACACCCGGCAGCTTCCGGTACGCGCCGGACTTGGCCGGGTCCGCGTTCACCCCGCCGACCATCCGTACCGAGGCACCGGACCTGAAGTCCGCCTGGTCGCTCTGCGAACGGTCCCACGACGCGCTCTGCCCGATCGCCAGCATGCCCATCGCCACCGACAGGACCAGCAGCAGCACCGGGCCGGCGCCCCGCAGGGGGCGGCGGCTGAACTGCCAGCCCGCCGGCGCGGTAGCCAGGCCCCGGCCGCCCGCCGCACGGCGCTCCGCGAGGCGGGCCGCGGGCGGCAGCAGCCGCAGCGTCAGTACCGTGCCGGCGAGCAGGGCGAGGGCGGGCGCGGCCACCAGCAGCGGATCGATCCCCAGCTCGCCCTTGCGGTCACCGCTGAGCGCGCCGCCGCCGGAGCCGTTGGTCTGCCGGTCCAGCTGCCAGTACGCCACCGCCGCGACCAGCAGCAGCGCGAGGTCGGCGCCGGCCCGCACCGGGGCGGGCAGCGCGGCGGTACGGGCGGCGCGCCGGCCGCCGGCGCTTGCGGCCAGGGCGGGCGCCACGACGGCGAGGGCGCAGGCCAGCGCGGTGACGGCGGCGATCAGCCAGACCTGGGGGGTGACGCCCGAGTCGAGCCGGAGCCCGATCCGGGAGAGTTCGCTGCGGTCGGCCAGCAGCCGGGTCAGCGGCCCGGCGAGCAGCGGGGCGACGACGGCGGCCGGCAGTGCGAGCAGCAGCGCCTAGACGGCCGCGAGCGAGGTGATCCGGGCACGCGATCCGCCGCGGGCCCGCAGCAGTTCGGTCTCGCCGGAGCGTTCGCTGCTGAGCAGCCGCGCGACCAGCAGCAGGGCGTAACCGGCGAGCAGCACCAGTTGCACGGCGACGATCGTCAGCGTGGAGCGGGAGACCAGCAGCGCCCGGTCGACCTGGTCGAGCACGGTGGGCAGCGAGGTCTGCGCGTCGGCCCCGTCCTTGAACTCCGGGGTGGCGAGCAGGGCCTTGGGGCCCTCGGTCGCCGCGTCGTGCAGCGCCGCCATCCGGTCCGTGGTGACGGTCCGGAAGTCGGCGGTGGCCAGCCAGGACAGCTCGCCCGAGCTGATCCGCCCGGAGCCGAGCACCGCCGGGTCGGTGAGCAGCGGGCCGTATGTGGTGAAGACGACCTTGCGGATGCCCCGGCCGCCGAGCGCGTCCAGCCGCCAGTACGGATCGGCCTGGTCGGCGGCCTTGTAGAGCCCGGTGACCAGGATCCGCACCGGCTTGCCGCCGAGCCGGTCGGTGACCTTCAGCCGGGCACCGGGCTTCAGCGCCAGGGCCTCGGCGGCGGTCGCGGGAAGGGCGACCTCGACCGGGGCGCCGCTCTTCCCGGCACCGGCGGCGGGCAGCCGGCCGGAGGTGAGCGCGATGCGGCTGCGGTCCAGCGAGGCGAAGTGGGTGAGGTCGGGGTCGCCGCGCCGGTCGGCCGGGGCCTGGAGGGCGCGTGGCAGCGCGTACGGCCCCGAGGCCTCCAGCTTGCGTACGGTCACCGGAAGGCCGTCGAACGTGGCGCGCGCGGCCTTGCGCGCCGCCGCGTCGGCGGTGGCCCGTTCCTCGCGCTCCACCTGCGCGGACACGACGAGCGCGGCGGGGACGGCGGAGCGGTGGGTGAGGGTGTGGCGCAGCGCGGCATCGCCGATGGAGCCCGAGAACGCGGTGAGCGCCGCCAGGACGGAGGTGGTCAGGAGCACGGCCAGGACGGCCGCGGCGAGAAGGAGCCGGTGCGCCCTCACCCGCAGAAAGACGAACCCCGTCACCTGGCCCCCTAGTCACCACTCACATCGCGCCCCACCCGCCCCCCGGCGTTGCCTGGATGCTGTCAGACGGCTGCTGCTCGTGGAAACCGCTTACGGGTGCACCTTGATGGGATTGTGACCGCTATTCGACAGCGGAGCACCGGATTCCGCACACCCCCGACCGCTTCTCAGCCTTCGGTGTTCACCATCGAGGCGGCCGCATAGGTGAGGTAGTCCCAGAGCCGGCGCTCGTGCTCCGGGGCCAGTCCGAGTTCGTCCACGGCCACCCGCATATGGCTCAGCCAGGCGTCGTGCGCGGCGCGGTCCACCCGGAACGGCACGTGCCGCATCCGCAGCCGGGGGTGTCCT
It encodes the following:
- a CDS encoding LAETG motif-containing sortase-dependent surface protein — translated: MFSASSATASSATAAAGPRQRRGIARLAASVVASGLVMAGALVGAGGAVADEAPAHQGGATAVLDGLKTYDTAVLHTDGKDQKLPAGLFEMTVDGGGKLKTYCIDIHNPTQDQAKYLETPWNQTSLGANRNAGRIRWILEHSYPQVDDLSALAEKAGTGPLTEKTAAAGTQVAIWRYSDDADVDASDAQAQKLAAWLEKSATDTAEPKASLALDPAVVSGPSGSRLGPVTVRTNAGQVSVTPPADSASGIAITDKKGKPVTTAADGAQLYFDVPKGAADGSAALTVQATTSVPVGRAFAGVTRSQTQILAGSSESTVSASATATWAGKGAIPAATAKKNCGKGGVDITLGNEGDAAYTFELAGAEHTVEAGKSVTVTVPVAEDQAYDVTVTGPGGFSRTFKGVLDCRTTGTATGGLDTQTVDQPNTTTATAGGSTTGANLAETGSSNATPVIAGIAIALVVIGGGAVFLLRRRKGQSPAE
- a CDS encoding DUF4240 domain-containing protein, which produces MRMTWADFWALIDTLNGEADEANCRRLSGELGRRPVSDIVGFAERHAEALYRLDQEKFGVLPVVDLSDGDGNPFPMSADQFLYTRCAVVAAGRAVWESVFYDSGKFAPYASTHYDAEWLLYVPDKAYELATGREWDRSTRYCVETFSNKDGWPHLRD
- the ettA gene encoding energy-dependent translational throttle protein EttA — its product is MAEYIYTMRKTRKAHGDKVILDDVTLSFLPGAKIGVVGPNGAGKSTVLKIMAGLEQPSNGDAFLSPGFSVGILMQEPALDESKTVLENVQDGAADIMGKLKRFNEVAELMATDYSDALMDEMGKLQEDLDHANAWDLDAQLEQAMDALGCPPGDWPVVNLSGGEKRRVALCKLLIEAPDLLLLDEPTNHLDAESVNWLEQHLSKYAGAVVAVTHDRYFLNNVAEWILELDRGRAIPYEGNYSTYLDKKAARLKVEGRKDEKRAKRLKEELEWVRSNAKGRQTKSKARLARYEEMAAEADKMRKLDFEEIQIPPGPRLGSIVVEVENLSKAFGDKVLIDDLSFTLPRNGIVGVIGPNGAGKTTLFKMLQGLETPDSGSIKVGDTVKISYVDQSRANIDPKKTLWAVVSDELDYINVGQVEMPSRAYVSAFGFKGPDQQKPAGVLSGGERNRLNLALTLKEGGNLLLLDEPTNDLDVETLSSLENALLEFPGAAVVISHDRWFLDRVATHILAYEGDSKWYWFEGNFESYEKNKVERLGADAARPHRATYKKLTRG
- a CDS encoding acyl-CoA thioesterase, with protein sequence MARHIYSCPLRWSDMDAFGHVNNVVFLRYLEEARIDFMFRLAPGDGSPSFAGGSVVARHEIDYVRPLVHRHAPVTVESWVTKIGAASLTIAYEIKDPDQVYVRASTIVVPYDLAEERPRRISAEERLFLQEYLAEEPAAA
- a CDS encoding ABC transporter ATP-binding protein; the protein is MTTQSTDSTLAELEQRAAARRDRPSYGHDALIACDRLVRVFTTDGVEVQALQGLDLLVTEGELLALVGASGSGKSTLMNILAGLDEPTAGAAKVAGCDLLSMGQKERLRYRRDVVGFVWQQTARNLLPYLTAAQNVTLPMQLRGRGRSRDRAAHADALLRMLEVEDCRDRRPQQMSGGQQQRVAIAVSLANNPSVLLADEPTGELDSATGEQVFAAFRRANEELGTTIVIVTHDQAVADEVSRTVAIRDGRTSFEVLRRTEVDAATGQESQVAREYAMLDRAGRLQLPADYTEALGMEHRVMLELEQDHIGVWPDAPQPE